Proteins from a genomic interval of Papaver somniferum cultivar HN1 chromosome 4, ASM357369v1, whole genome shotgun sequence:
- the LOC113271706 gene encoding SWI/SNF complex subunit SWI3A-like isoform X3, whose translation MEINNDEENSKLLPANEPEQQELYSIPIYSSWFSWDEIHEIETTFLKEFFKGASISRTPKVYKDYRDFIINKYREDPSRRLTFTEIRKSLIGDVSLLHKVFLFLEKWGLINFSVITSSSPDGGHNALAKVKDEVDEKVMVRFEEGAPNGVRVVAEPGSVKAVALPKTLNEDVEKGGENGFRLPPLASYNDVFGDLVKRKEVVCGTCGEDCGSGYYDSDKQKGQVLCVKCFKVYCESKPVEDFNFHDSKESVNNSGTDAWTEAETLLLLESVMKHGDDWDLVAQDVQKKNKLECISRLIELPFGELVLSMTNGKGDEKNTTDANNVKSHEPSSVGLQEIAKETIEKENHYQEPTKETVQTAEVETEEPPSKRRCIAPFADSGSSLMKQIAKLSTGMGTRIGAAAAEAAIAAICDENPYARVMFEGQAEADTLSPILRHEDEGAPVVEDLKTGEGVPIVEDMKTGEKPSELETQEATAEMNHVPIKLRIRAAMATALGTAAAHSKRLADQEDREIEQLVATIIETQLRKTSLKVKHLEDLELIMEKEYAYIQEQKESIMTDWVDVLQGVFRAGIPRWRDRSSVRPFVNNVV comes from the exons ATGGAGATTAACAACGATGAAGAAAATTCGAAACTTCTTCCCGCCAACGAGCCTGAACAGCAAGAGCTTTACTCCATTCCCATTTACTCAA gttggttttcatgggatgagattcatgaaattgagaCAACATTTctcaaagaattcttcaaaggggCATCAATTTCGAGAACCCCAAAGGTCTATAAAGATTATAGAGATTTCATTATTAATAAATACAGAGAAGACCCGTCGAGAAGACTTACGTTTACAGAGATTAGGAAATCGTTAATTGGTGATGTTAGTTTGTTACataaagtttttttgtttttagagaaatggGGTTTGATTAATTTTAGTGTTATTACTTCATCTTCGCCTGATGGTGGTCACAACGCTTTGGCCAAAGTCAAGGATGAGGTTGACGAAAAAGTTATGGTTAGATTTGAAGAAGGAGCCCCCAATGGGGTTCGTGTAGTCGCGGAGCCAGGGTCTGTGAAGGCGGTTGCGTTGCCAAAGACTTTGAATGAGGATGTTGAAAAAGGAGGAGAAAATGGGTTTAGGTTACCTCCTTTAGCTTCTTATAATGACGTGTTTGGTGATTTGGTTAAGCGGAAAGAAGTTGTTTGTGGGACTTGTGGCGAAGACTGTGGTTCAGGATACTATGACTCTGACAAG CAAAAGGGGCAGGTACTCTGTGTAAAATGCTTCAAAGTTTATTGTGAAAGCAAGCCAGTTGAGGACTTCAACTTTCATGATAGCAAAGAAAGCGTGAATAATAGTGGAACTGATGCATGGACTGAAGCAGAGACTCTTCTTCTTCTGGAATCTGTTATGAAACATGGAGATGACTGGGATCTGGTTGCACAAGATGTTCAAAAAAAGAATAAGCTTGAGTGTATCTCTAGGCTAATAGAACTGCCTTTTGGTGAACTCGTGTTGAGTATGACCAATGGAAAGGGTGATGAAAAGAACACCACTGACGCAAACAATGTTAAATCGCATGAACCTTCTTCAGTTGGGCTTCAAGAGATTGCAAAAGAAACTATAGAAAAAGAGAATCACTATCAAGAACCTACAAAAGAGACTGTGCAGACTGCTGAGGTTGAGACTGAAGAACCTCCTTCTAAGCGAAGATGTATTGCTCCATTTGCAGATTCTGGCAGTTCATTGATGAAACAG ATTGCTAAGTTATCCACAGGAATGGGCACTCGTATTGGAGCGGCAGCAGCGGAGGCTGCTATTGCAGCGATATGCGATGAAAACCCATATGCAAGGGTGATGTTTGAGGGTCAAGCCGAAGCTGATACTttgtctcctatcttgagacatgAAGATGAAGG GGCACCCgttgttgaagatttgaagacaggaGAAGG GGTACCCATTGTTGAAGATATGAAGACAGGAGAAAAACCCAGTGAATTAG AAACTCAGGAAGCCACGGCAGAGATGAATCATGTGCCTATAAAACTGCGAATTAGAGCTGCAATGGCTACTGCTCTTGGAACAGCTGCTGCTCATTCTAAGAGGTTGGCAGATCAGGAGGACAGAGAAATTGAACAATTAGTTGCAACGATTATTGAGACACAG TTGCGCAAGACAAGTTTAAAGGTGAAGCATTTGGAAGACCTGGAGCTAATAATGGAGAAGGAATATGCCTACATTCAAGAACAGAAAGAATCTATCATGACGGactgggttgatgttcttcaagGGGTTTTCCGCGCTGGCATCCCAAGATGGAGAGATCGTTCCTCTGTAAGGCCATTCGTTAATAATGTAGTTTGA
- the LOC113271706 gene encoding SWI/SNF complex subunit SWI3A-like isoform X1, which translates to MEINNDEENSKLLPANEPEQQELYSIPIYSSWFSWDEIHEIETTFLKEFFKGASISRTPKVYKDYRDFIINKYREDPSRRLTFTEIRKSLIGDVSLLHKVFLFLEKWGLINFSVITSSSPDGGHNALAKVKDEVDEKVMVRFEEGAPNGVRVVAEPGSVKAVALPKTLNEDVEKGGENGFRLPPLASYNDVFGDLVKRKEVVCGTCGEDCGSGYYDSDKQKGQVLCVKCFKVYCESKPVEDFNFHDSKESVNNSGTDAWTEAETLLLLESVMKHGDDWDLVAQDVQKKNKLECISRLIELPFGELVLSMTNGKGDEKNTTDANNVKSHEPSSVGLQEIAKETIEKENHYQEPTKETVQTAEVETEEPPSKRRCIAPFADSGSSLMKQIAKLSTGMGTRIGAAAAEAAIAAICDENPYARVMFEGQAEADTLSPILRHEDEGAPVVEDLKTGEGAPIVEDLKTGEGAPIVEDLKTGEGVPIVEDMKTGEKPSELETQEATAEMNHVPIKLRIRAAMATALGTAAAHSKRLADQEDREIEQLVATIIETQLRKTSLKVKHLEDLELIMEKEYAYIQEQKESIMTDWVDVLQGVFRAGIPRWRDRSSVRPFVNNVV; encoded by the exons ATGGAGATTAACAACGATGAAGAAAATTCGAAACTTCTTCCCGCCAACGAGCCTGAACAGCAAGAGCTTTACTCCATTCCCATTTACTCAA gttggttttcatgggatgagattcatgaaattgagaCAACATTTctcaaagaattcttcaaaggggCATCAATTTCGAGAACCCCAAAGGTCTATAAAGATTATAGAGATTTCATTATTAATAAATACAGAGAAGACCCGTCGAGAAGACTTACGTTTACAGAGATTAGGAAATCGTTAATTGGTGATGTTAGTTTGTTACataaagtttttttgtttttagagaaatggGGTTTGATTAATTTTAGTGTTATTACTTCATCTTCGCCTGATGGTGGTCACAACGCTTTGGCCAAAGTCAAGGATGAGGTTGACGAAAAAGTTATGGTTAGATTTGAAGAAGGAGCCCCCAATGGGGTTCGTGTAGTCGCGGAGCCAGGGTCTGTGAAGGCGGTTGCGTTGCCAAAGACTTTGAATGAGGATGTTGAAAAAGGAGGAGAAAATGGGTTTAGGTTACCTCCTTTAGCTTCTTATAATGACGTGTTTGGTGATTTGGTTAAGCGGAAAGAAGTTGTTTGTGGGACTTGTGGCGAAGACTGTGGTTCAGGATACTATGACTCTGACAAG CAAAAGGGGCAGGTACTCTGTGTAAAATGCTTCAAAGTTTATTGTGAAAGCAAGCCAGTTGAGGACTTCAACTTTCATGATAGCAAAGAAAGCGTGAATAATAGTGGAACTGATGCATGGACTGAAGCAGAGACTCTTCTTCTTCTGGAATCTGTTATGAAACATGGAGATGACTGGGATCTGGTTGCACAAGATGTTCAAAAAAAGAATAAGCTTGAGTGTATCTCTAGGCTAATAGAACTGCCTTTTGGTGAACTCGTGTTGAGTATGACCAATGGAAAGGGTGATGAAAAGAACACCACTGACGCAAACAATGTTAAATCGCATGAACCTTCTTCAGTTGGGCTTCAAGAGATTGCAAAAGAAACTATAGAAAAAGAGAATCACTATCAAGAACCTACAAAAGAGACTGTGCAGACTGCTGAGGTTGAGACTGAAGAACCTCCTTCTAAGCGAAGATGTATTGCTCCATTTGCAGATTCTGGCAGTTCATTGATGAAACAG ATTGCTAAGTTATCCACAGGAATGGGCACTCGTATTGGAGCGGCAGCAGCGGAGGCTGCTATTGCAGCGATATGCGATGAAAACCCATATGCAAGGGTGATGTTTGAGGGTCAAGCCGAAGCTGATACTttgtctcctatcttgagacatgAAGATGAAGG GGCACCCgttgttgaagatttgaagacaggaGAAGG GGCACCAAttgttgaagatttgaagacaggaGAAGG GGCACCCAttgttgaagatttgaagacaggaGAAGG GGTACCCATTGTTGAAGATATGAAGACAGGAGAAAAACCCAGTGAATTAG AAACTCAGGAAGCCACGGCAGAGATGAATCATGTGCCTATAAAACTGCGAATTAGAGCTGCAATGGCTACTGCTCTTGGAACAGCTGCTGCTCATTCTAAGAGGTTGGCAGATCAGGAGGACAGAGAAATTGAACAATTAGTTGCAACGATTATTGAGACACAG TTGCGCAAGACAAGTTTAAAGGTGAAGCATTTGGAAGACCTGGAGCTAATAATGGAGAAGGAATATGCCTACATTCAAGAACAGAAAGAATCTATCATGACGGactgggttgatgttcttcaagGGGTTTTCCGCGCTGGCATCCCAAGATGGAGAGATCGTTCCTCTGTAAGGCCATTCGTTAATAATGTAGTTTGA
- the LOC113271706 gene encoding SWI/SNF complex subunit SWI3A-like isoform X4, which translates to MEINNDEENSKLLPANEPEQQELYSIPIYSSWFSWDEIHEIETTFLKEFFKGASISRTPKVYKDYRDFIINKYREDPSRRLTFTEIRKSLIGDVSLLHKVFLFLEKWGLINFSVITSSSPDGGHNALAKVKDEVDEKVMVRFEEGAPNGVRVVAEPGSVKAVALPKTLNEDVEKGGENGFRLPPLASYNDVFGDLVKRKEVVCGTCGEDCGSGYYDSDKQKGQVLCVKCFKVYCESKPVEDFNFHDSKESVNNSGTDAWTEAETLLLLESVMKHGDDWDLVAQDVQKKNKLECISRLIELPFGELVLSMTNGKGDEKNTTDANNVKSHEPSSVGLQEIAKETIEKENHYQEPTKETVQTAEVETEEPPSKRRCIAPFADSGSSLMKQIAKLSTGMGTRIGAAAAEAAIAAICDENPYARVMFEGQAEADTLSPILRHEDEGAPIVEDLKTGEGVPIVEDMKTGEKPSELETQEATAEMNHVPIKLRIRAAMATALGTAAAHSKRLADQEDREIEQLVATIIETQLRKTSLKVKHLEDLELIMEKEYAYIQEQKESIMTDWVDVLQGVFRAGIPRWRDRSSVRPFVNNVV; encoded by the exons ATGGAGATTAACAACGATGAAGAAAATTCGAAACTTCTTCCCGCCAACGAGCCTGAACAGCAAGAGCTTTACTCCATTCCCATTTACTCAA gttggttttcatgggatgagattcatgaaattgagaCAACATTTctcaaagaattcttcaaaggggCATCAATTTCGAGAACCCCAAAGGTCTATAAAGATTATAGAGATTTCATTATTAATAAATACAGAGAAGACCCGTCGAGAAGACTTACGTTTACAGAGATTAGGAAATCGTTAATTGGTGATGTTAGTTTGTTACataaagtttttttgtttttagagaaatggGGTTTGATTAATTTTAGTGTTATTACTTCATCTTCGCCTGATGGTGGTCACAACGCTTTGGCCAAAGTCAAGGATGAGGTTGACGAAAAAGTTATGGTTAGATTTGAAGAAGGAGCCCCCAATGGGGTTCGTGTAGTCGCGGAGCCAGGGTCTGTGAAGGCGGTTGCGTTGCCAAAGACTTTGAATGAGGATGTTGAAAAAGGAGGAGAAAATGGGTTTAGGTTACCTCCTTTAGCTTCTTATAATGACGTGTTTGGTGATTTGGTTAAGCGGAAAGAAGTTGTTTGTGGGACTTGTGGCGAAGACTGTGGTTCAGGATACTATGACTCTGACAAG CAAAAGGGGCAGGTACTCTGTGTAAAATGCTTCAAAGTTTATTGTGAAAGCAAGCCAGTTGAGGACTTCAACTTTCATGATAGCAAAGAAAGCGTGAATAATAGTGGAACTGATGCATGGACTGAAGCAGAGACTCTTCTTCTTCTGGAATCTGTTATGAAACATGGAGATGACTGGGATCTGGTTGCACAAGATGTTCAAAAAAAGAATAAGCTTGAGTGTATCTCTAGGCTAATAGAACTGCCTTTTGGTGAACTCGTGTTGAGTATGACCAATGGAAAGGGTGATGAAAAGAACACCACTGACGCAAACAATGTTAAATCGCATGAACCTTCTTCAGTTGGGCTTCAAGAGATTGCAAAAGAAACTATAGAAAAAGAGAATCACTATCAAGAACCTACAAAAGAGACTGTGCAGACTGCTGAGGTTGAGACTGAAGAACCTCCTTCTAAGCGAAGATGTATTGCTCCATTTGCAGATTCTGGCAGTTCATTGATGAAACAG ATTGCTAAGTTATCCACAGGAATGGGCACTCGTATTGGAGCGGCAGCAGCGGAGGCTGCTATTGCAGCGATATGCGATGAAAACCCATATGCAAGGGTGATGTTTGAGGGTCAAGCCGAAGCTGATACTttgtctcctatcttgagacatgAAGATGAAGG GGCACCCAttgttgaagatttgaagacaggaGAAGG GGTACCCATTGTTGAAGATATGAAGACAGGAGAAAAACCCAGTGAATTAG AAACTCAGGAAGCCACGGCAGAGATGAATCATGTGCCTATAAAACTGCGAATTAGAGCTGCAATGGCTACTGCTCTTGGAACAGCTGCTGCTCATTCTAAGAGGTTGGCAGATCAGGAGGACAGAGAAATTGAACAATTAGTTGCAACGATTATTGAGACACAG TTGCGCAAGACAAGTTTAAAGGTGAAGCATTTGGAAGACCTGGAGCTAATAATGGAGAAGGAATATGCCTACATTCAAGAACAGAAAGAATCTATCATGACGGactgggttgatgttcttcaagGGGTTTTCCGCGCTGGCATCCCAAGATGGAGAGATCGTTCCTCTGTAAGGCCATTCGTTAATAATGTAGTTTGA
- the LOC113271706 gene encoding SWI/SNF complex subunit SWI3A-like isoform X2: MEINNDEENSKLLPANEPEQQELYSIPIYSSWFSWDEIHEIETTFLKEFFKGASISRTPKVYKDYRDFIINKYREDPSRRLTFTEIRKSLIGDVSLLHKVFLFLEKWGLINFSVITSSSPDGGHNALAKVKDEVDEKVMVRFEEGAPNGVRVVAEPGSVKAVALPKTLNEDVEKGGENGFRLPPLASYNDVFGDLVKRKEVVCGTCGEDCGSGYYDSDKQKGQVLCVKCFKVYCESKPVEDFNFHDSKESVNNSGTDAWTEAETLLLLESVMKHGDDWDLVAQDVQKKNKLECISRLIELPFGELVLSMTNGKGDEKNTTDANNVKSHEPSSVGLQEIAKETIEKENHYQEPTKETVQTAEVETEEPPSKRRCIAPFADSGSSLMKQIAKLSTGMGTRIGAAAAEAAIAAICDENPYARVMFEGQAEADTLSPILRHEDEGAPVVEDLKTGEGAPIVEDLKTGEGVPIVEDMKTGEKPSELETQEATAEMNHVPIKLRIRAAMATALGTAAAHSKRLADQEDREIEQLVATIIETQLRKTSLKVKHLEDLELIMEKEYAYIQEQKESIMTDWVDVLQGVFRAGIPRWRDRSSVRPFVNNVV; encoded by the exons ATGGAGATTAACAACGATGAAGAAAATTCGAAACTTCTTCCCGCCAACGAGCCTGAACAGCAAGAGCTTTACTCCATTCCCATTTACTCAA gttggttttcatgggatgagattcatgaaattgagaCAACATTTctcaaagaattcttcaaaggggCATCAATTTCGAGAACCCCAAAGGTCTATAAAGATTATAGAGATTTCATTATTAATAAATACAGAGAAGACCCGTCGAGAAGACTTACGTTTACAGAGATTAGGAAATCGTTAATTGGTGATGTTAGTTTGTTACataaagtttttttgtttttagagaaatggGGTTTGATTAATTTTAGTGTTATTACTTCATCTTCGCCTGATGGTGGTCACAACGCTTTGGCCAAAGTCAAGGATGAGGTTGACGAAAAAGTTATGGTTAGATTTGAAGAAGGAGCCCCCAATGGGGTTCGTGTAGTCGCGGAGCCAGGGTCTGTGAAGGCGGTTGCGTTGCCAAAGACTTTGAATGAGGATGTTGAAAAAGGAGGAGAAAATGGGTTTAGGTTACCTCCTTTAGCTTCTTATAATGACGTGTTTGGTGATTTGGTTAAGCGGAAAGAAGTTGTTTGTGGGACTTGTGGCGAAGACTGTGGTTCAGGATACTATGACTCTGACAAG CAAAAGGGGCAGGTACTCTGTGTAAAATGCTTCAAAGTTTATTGTGAAAGCAAGCCAGTTGAGGACTTCAACTTTCATGATAGCAAAGAAAGCGTGAATAATAGTGGAACTGATGCATGGACTGAAGCAGAGACTCTTCTTCTTCTGGAATCTGTTATGAAACATGGAGATGACTGGGATCTGGTTGCACAAGATGTTCAAAAAAAGAATAAGCTTGAGTGTATCTCTAGGCTAATAGAACTGCCTTTTGGTGAACTCGTGTTGAGTATGACCAATGGAAAGGGTGATGAAAAGAACACCACTGACGCAAACAATGTTAAATCGCATGAACCTTCTTCAGTTGGGCTTCAAGAGATTGCAAAAGAAACTATAGAAAAAGAGAATCACTATCAAGAACCTACAAAAGAGACTGTGCAGACTGCTGAGGTTGAGACTGAAGAACCTCCTTCTAAGCGAAGATGTATTGCTCCATTTGCAGATTCTGGCAGTTCATTGATGAAACAG ATTGCTAAGTTATCCACAGGAATGGGCACTCGTATTGGAGCGGCAGCAGCGGAGGCTGCTATTGCAGCGATATGCGATGAAAACCCATATGCAAGGGTGATGTTTGAGGGTCAAGCCGAAGCTGATACTttgtctcctatcttgagacatgAAGATGAAGG GGCACCCgttgttgaagatttgaagacaggaGAAGG GGCACCCAttgttgaagatttgaagacaggaGAAGG GGTACCCATTGTTGAAGATATGAAGACAGGAGAAAAACCCAGTGAATTAG AAACTCAGGAAGCCACGGCAGAGATGAATCATGTGCCTATAAAACTGCGAATTAGAGCTGCAATGGCTACTGCTCTTGGAACAGCTGCTGCTCATTCTAAGAGGTTGGCAGATCAGGAGGACAGAGAAATTGAACAATTAGTTGCAACGATTATTGAGACACAG TTGCGCAAGACAAGTTTAAAGGTGAAGCATTTGGAAGACCTGGAGCTAATAATGGAGAAGGAATATGCCTACATTCAAGAACAGAAAGAATCTATCATGACGGactgggttgatgttcttcaagGGGTTTTCCGCGCTGGCATCCCAAGATGGAGAGATCGTTCCTCTGTAAGGCCATTCGTTAATAATGTAGTTTGA